The Sphingomonas alpina genome has a segment encoding these proteins:
- a CDS encoding DUF2306 domain-containing protein, giving the protein MNETVAAGSPAMRSAANKALKGSAIFWYVTAVIGQWLFVAYVASFYGGAAMAGNFERWNEVLVGGYVKGGTIGNVALATHLLLAIIITVGGPLQLIPYLRARALPFHRWNGRLYLLTAIVMSLTGLYAVWTRGTAGGFSMRFGISINAVLIVICVAMAWRYALARKIAVHRRWALRAFILVSGVWFFRVGLMLWIIANSGPVGIGGKGFDGPFVRFWAYGCYLLPLAVLELYLLAQGRSGPAGKLAMAGLLFVLSAGVGIGIFGAFMGMWLPRMAGG; this is encoded by the coding sequence ATGAACGAGACTGTTGCGGCCGGGTCCCCGGCAATGCGATCCGCGGCGAACAAGGCGCTCAAGGGCTCGGCGATATTCTGGTATGTGACCGCGGTCATCGGGCAATGGCTGTTCGTCGCTTATGTCGCCAGTTTCTACGGCGGCGCTGCGATGGCCGGGAATTTCGAGCGCTGGAACGAGGTGCTGGTCGGCGGCTATGTCAAAGGCGGCACGATCGGCAATGTCGCGCTTGCCACGCACTTGTTGCTCGCGATCATTATCACCGTTGGCGGGCCGCTGCAGCTAATCCCCTATCTTCGTGCCCGCGCCTTGCCCTTCCATCGCTGGAATGGCCGGCTGTACCTGCTGACCGCAATCGTGATGAGCCTGACCGGGCTCTATGCGGTGTGGACACGTGGCACGGCCGGCGGGTTTTCGATGCGCTTCGGGATCAGCATCAATGCCGTGCTGATCGTGATCTGCGTTGCGATGGCCTGGCGTTATGCGCTCGCGCGTAAGATCGCCGTGCATCGCCGCTGGGCGTTGCGCGCCTTCATCCTGGTCAGCGGAGTGTGGTTCTTTCGCGTCGGGCTGATGCTGTGGATCATCGCCAATAGCGGCCCGGTCGGGATTGGCGGGAAGGGGTTCGACGGTCCGTTCGTGCGCTTCTGGGCCTATGGTTGTTATCTGCTGCCGCTCGCGGTGCTCGAACTCTATCTGCTCGCACAGGGGCGATCCGGACCGGCGGGCAAGCTCGCCATGGCGGGGCTGCTGTTCGTGCTGAGCGCCGGAGTCGGGATCGGCATTTTCGGCGCGTTCATGGGAATGTGGCTGCCGCGAATGGCAGGCGGGTAA
- a CDS encoding AraC family transcriptional regulator, protein MADPTVSAGYTDNLMQFAVSRGADRQQLCGLSGIDPGDLSDPDNRVPLARYIALMQAAKQLCNAPALALDLGAEKDFKEISVVGLICYAAPTMGEAFAELSRYARLAAEVDLTGGGKRFELSWIDGELWMVDRRTDPNSFPEMTESTWSRFICETARHFPDAPFAKEVHVTHPAPDYRADYDRVLKAPVTFDSDRNAIMIDPSWLSIELHQPNRYVFGVLSEHADKLLKDLETTRTMRGRVESLLIPILHLGDVGMDDIAKQIGLSRQSLYRRLKEEEVSYEALVDDLRHRMALHYLRGRKTSVNETAYLVGFSDPSSFSRAFKRWTGLSPRGWVSA, encoded by the coding sequence GTGGCTGATCCAACCGTATCGGCCGGCTATACGGACAATCTGATGCAGTTCGCGGTGTCGAGGGGAGCCGACCGGCAGCAGCTTTGCGGACTGTCCGGGATCGATCCCGGCGACCTGTCCGATCCGGACAATCGTGTGCCGCTCGCGCGCTATATCGCGCTGATGCAGGCCGCCAAGCAATTGTGCAATGCGCCGGCATTGGCGCTCGACCTGGGGGCGGAGAAGGACTTCAAGGAAATCTCCGTCGTCGGCCTGATCTGCTACGCCGCACCGACCATGGGTGAGGCCTTTGCCGAACTGAGCCGCTACGCGCGCCTCGCGGCCGAGGTCGATCTGACCGGCGGCGGCAAGCGGTTCGAGCTGAGCTGGATCGATGGCGAGTTATGGATGGTGGATCGGCGCACCGACCCGAACAGCTTTCCGGAAATGACTGAATCCACCTGGTCGCGGTTCATCTGCGAAACCGCTCGCCATTTTCCCGACGCGCCCTTCGCCAAGGAGGTCCATGTCACGCATCCCGCACCCGACTATCGCGCAGATTATGATCGCGTGCTGAAGGCTCCGGTGACCTTCGACAGCGACCGCAACGCGATCATGATCGATCCGTCCTGGTTGTCGATCGAACTGCATCAGCCCAATCGCTACGTGTTCGGCGTGCTCAGCGAGCATGCCGACAAATTGCTCAAGGATCTCGAGACGACGCGGACGATGCGCGGGCGGGTCGAAAGCCTGCTGATCCCGATACTGCACCTGGGCGATGTCGGCATGGACGATATCGCGAAGCAAATCGGGCTCAGCCGCCAGTCGCTGTATCGCCGGCTGAAGGAAGAAGAGGTCAGCTATGAAGCGCTGGTCGACGATCTGCGCCATCGCATGGCGCTGCACTATCTGCGCGGCCGAAAGACCTCGGTGAACGAGACGGCCTATCTGGTCGGCTTTTCCGATCCGAGCTCCTTCTCACGCGCGTTCAAGCGCTGGACCGGATTGAGCCCGCGCGGCTGGGTGTCCGCCTGA
- a CDS encoding aminotransferase — protein MNPLYTSLGTTIFETMSARARATGAINLGQGFPDGRGPEDVLAEAARALVEDSNQYPPMLGIPALREAVAAHYSVHQGLDLTPAEVVVTSGATEALAAAILALVSPGDEVVMFQPLYDAYWPLIVRAGGVPKLVRLEPPEWRITAKALSAVASARTKLVIVNSPLNPTATMASDAELALLADFCVAHDAIAICDEVWEHVVFDGRTHRSLIGLPGMRERTVKIGSAGKIFSLTGWKVGWMCAAPRIAAVLAKAHQFLTFTTPPNLQAAAAYGLGKDVAYFEGMRAAFQRSRDRLAAGLTGLGYAVLPSAATYFLSIDLDRSGVGMGDIAFCEWLVEEAGVASIPVSAFYVEAPVTNVVRLCFAKADATLDEALERMRVRP, from the coding sequence ATGAACCCGCTCTACACCTCGCTCGGCACCACCATCTTCGAAACCATGTCGGCCCGCGCGCGGGCGACCGGCGCGATCAATCTTGGACAGGGTTTTCCCGACGGTCGTGGGCCGGAGGATGTACTGGCCGAGGCGGCGCGCGCGCTGGTCGAGGACTCGAACCAATATCCGCCGATGCTCGGGATTCCTGCGCTGCGTGAAGCGGTCGCGGCACATTATTCGGTGCATCAGGGGCTCGACCTGACTCCGGCCGAAGTGGTGGTCACCTCGGGCGCGACCGAGGCGCTGGCGGCGGCGATCCTCGCTCTGGTCTCGCCCGGCGACGAAGTGGTGATGTTCCAGCCGCTCTACGACGCCTATTGGCCGCTGATCGTGCGTGCCGGCGGCGTGCCCAAGCTGGTGCGGCTCGAGCCGCCCGAATGGCGCATCACCGCCAAGGCACTGTCGGCGGTGGCAAGCGCGCGCACCAAACTGGTGATCGTCAATTCGCCGCTCAACCCGACCGCGACGATGGCGTCGGATGCCGAACTGGCCCTGCTCGCGGATTTCTGCGTCGCGCATGATGCCATCGCGATCTGTGATGAGGTGTGGGAGCATGTCGTGTTCGACGGGCGGACGCATCGTTCGCTGATCGGCTTGCCCGGCATGCGCGAGCGCACGGTCAAGATCGGGTCGGCCGGCAAGATTTTCTCGCTGACCGGGTGGAAGGTCGGCTGGATGTGCGCCGCGCCGCGCATCGCTGCGGTGCTGGCCAAGGCGCATCAGTTCCTGACCTTCACCACGCCGCCCAATCTGCAGGCCGCCGCCGCTTATGGGCTGGGCAAGGATGTCGCCTATTTCGAGGGGATGCGCGCTGCGTTCCAGCGTTCGCGCGACCGGTTGGCGGCGGGATTGACTGGCCTCGGCTATGCCGTGCTGCCGAGTGCCGCGACCTATTTCCTGTCGATCGATCTCGACCGTTCGGGCGTCGGCATGGGCGATATCGCATTCTGCGAATGGCTGGTCGAGGAAGCCGGCGTGGCGTCGATCCCGGTTTCGGCATTCTATGTCGAGGCGCCGGTGACCAATGTCGTTCGGCTGTGCTTTGCCAAGGCCGATGCGACGCTGGATGAGGCGCTGGAGCGGATGCGAGTACGGCCTTAG